In one Rhizobium leguminosarum genomic region, the following are encoded:
- a CDS encoding DUF1127 domain-containing protein, whose amino-acid sequence MNVARSFNNWRKYRQTVAELGRMSTRELDDLGIGRGDIRNVARAAIAR is encoded by the coding sequence ATGAACGTAGCACGCTCTTTCAATAACTGGCGCAAGTACCGTCAGACGGTCGCTGAACTGGGTCGTATGTCCACGCGCGAACTGGACGACCTCGGCATCGGCCGCGGCGATATCCGCAACGTCGCTCGCGCTGCCATCGCCCGCTAA